One Fusobacterium nucleatum genomic window carries:
- a CDS encoding phage tail protein has translation MILIDDLKLTDIAAVSTLDDATTKWIYEAIDYVLKGRNSIINRELKKLEIIDLMNEQEINMLLWEYSIYTKNATLEEKKKIVKRAIFSKINMGTTKVLKDVCGLLYKGFDVKEWTDYNGKPGTFRIYTDKKMTDPDEYRELMENIEANKNVRSHLDYIELKQVNTSKYYVSGFKEVTLLATKENKKKDFTVNNIVYIKAYKQITGGMTK, from the coding sequence ATGATATTAATTGATGACTTAAAATTAACAGATATTGCAGCTGTATCTACTCTTGATGATGCAACAACAAAATGGATATATGAGGCTATAGACTATGTCTTGAAAGGTAGAAACTCTATTATAAATAGGGAATTAAAAAAGCTAGAGATAATAGATTTGATGAATGAACAAGAGATTAATATGCTCTTATGGGAATACTCTATCTACACTAAAAATGCAACTCTTGAAGAAAAGAAAAAGATAGTTAAAAGAGCTATATTTTCTAAAATCAATATGGGGACAACTAAAGTATTAAAAGATGTGTGTGGTCTACTATATAAAGGATTTGATGTAAAAGAATGGACAGACTATAATGGTAAACCAGGTACTTTTAGAATCTATACAGATAAGAAAATGACAGACCCAGATGAGTATAGAGAGTTGATGGAAAATATAGAAGCTAACAAGAATGTTAGAAGTCATTTAGATTATATAGAGTTAAAACAGGTAAATACATCTAAATACTATGTATCTGGCTTTAAAGAAGTAACTTTATTAGCAACTAAGGAAAATAAAAAGAAAGACTTTACTGTAAATAACATTGTTTACATAAAGGCATATAAGCAAATAACAGGAGGTATGACTAAATGA
- a CDS encoding phage tail protein, with protein sequence MKFNGITKKGREYLAKIQAENKPINFSKIKIGDGRLDNYDNPAELEHLINQKVDKGILTLNQEHDTVILTTNIDNVSLRTGYYPREIGVFVNDNGQEIMYYYMNDGDETSWIPPETDGPFKIELKLNLIASNAQSITVPNSGKDLYITKEFLETNYTQKGGYVGTAQEIDDRVVSALGKEDGKFPLTEAVKGDVYYFTGNKKFYICKESQSRRVSVPDGNFEELSIWENRKRLENLNKHLQYVIKYNNTIIFQKNDIGAILTTDGLGVRIPKNHNILVIATGSTGNNSYAIGIFPNAEKNISEKCGFSFYPQSNSRITCSYVLDNTDTIYVRALTTKAPHTHPQYIINYLDKPENDIIVNCILLD encoded by the coding sequence ATGAAATTTAATGGGATAACTAAAAAAGGTAGAGAATACTTGGCTAAAATTCAAGCAGAGAACAAGCCTATTAACTTTTCTAAGATTAAAATAGGTGATGGTAGACTGGATAACTATGATAACCCTGCTGAACTAGAGCATTTAATTAATCAAAAAGTTGATAAAGGTATACTAACTTTAAACCAGGAACATGACACAGTTATTTTAACAACAAACATAGATAATGTAAGTCTTAGAACTGGATACTACCCAAGAGAAATAGGAGTGTTTGTCAATGATAACGGGCAAGAGATAATGTACTATTATATGAATGATGGAGATGAAACTTCTTGGATACCACCTGAGACAGATGGCCCATTTAAGATAGAATTAAAGTTAAACTTAATAGCATCTAATGCTCAATCTATAACAGTACCAAACTCTGGAAAAGATTTGTATATCACAAAAGAATTTTTAGAAACTAACTATACCCAAAAAGGAGGGTATGTTGGAACGGCTCAAGAAATTGATGATAGAGTAGTTTCTGCACTTGGAAAAGAAGATGGGAAATTCCCATTAACAGAAGCAGTAAAAGGTGATGTTTACTACTTTACTGGAAATAAGAAATTCTACATCTGTAAAGAATCACAAAGCAGAAGAGTAAGTGTTCCAGATGGGAATTTTGAAGAACTATCTATTTGGGAAAATCGTAAGAGATTGGAAAATCTAAACAAACATTTACAATATGTAATTAAATATAATAACACTATAATATTCCAAAAAAATGATATTGGTGCAATATTAACAACTGATGGCTTAGGGGTAAGGATTCCTAAAAATCATAATATTTTAGTAATTGCAACAGGATCCACAGGAAATAATTCTTATGCAATAGGAATATTTCCAAATGCTGAAAAAAATATTTCAGAAAAATGTGGATTTTCTTTTTATCCTCAAAGCAATTCAAGGATAACTTGCTCGTATGTTTTAGATAATACTGATACCATATATGTTAGAGCTTTGACAACAAAAGCCCCGCATACTCACCCACAATATATTATAAATTACTTAGATAAACCTGAAAATGATATTATAGTAAATTGTATATTATTAGATTAA
- a CDS encoding M15 family metallopeptidase, giving the protein MYTLSQSSLEKLKGVHLNLVNFLKELILISPWDFKITAGVRTAAEQNLEYQKGRTLPGIKVTKADGYKQKSNHQIKFDGLGYAADIGVLVREKVKVKVKENGKEIEKEVEKIVYKGSWKDFHYYQDIYNVAREKGLLEKYGIEWGGNCWKSFKDAPHWQIKGADKVAFK; this is encoded by the coding sequence ATGTACACTTTATCGCAAAGTAGCTTGGAGAAATTAAAAGGAGTACATCTAAACCTGGTAAATTTTTTAAAAGAGTTAATTTTAATAAGCCCTTGGGATTTTAAGATTACAGCAGGAGTTAGAACAGCAGCAGAACAAAATTTAGAATATCAAAAAGGTAGAACATTACCTGGAATAAAAGTAACAAAAGCAGATGGCTATAAACAAAAATCTAATCATCAAATTAAGTTTGATGGTCTTGGTTATGCTGCAGATATTGGAGTTCTTGTAAGAGAAAAAGTTAAGGTAAAAGTTAAGGAAAATGGAAAAGAAATAGAAAAAGAAGTTGAAAAAATAGTTTACAAAGGAAGTTGGAAAGATTTTCACTACTATCAAGATATTTATAATGTTGCAAGAGAGAAAGGACTTTTAGAAAAATATGGAATTGAATGGGGTGGAAATTGTTGGAAATCCTTTAAGGATGCTCCTCATTGGCAAATCAAAGGAGCAGATAAGGTAGCTTTTAAATGA